In Pseudosulfitobacter pseudonitzschiae, the sequence CGGAAAACATTCCGGAAAAGACCAAGGGCGGAACGGGCAGTATGCGGTATGTGATCATGGTGATATGTGCGCTGGTTCTGTCCGGTGTGTCGGGCGCGGGGGCACAAGAACTGACAGCGCTGGCGCGGGTTGACCCCCAGCGCAGCCACATTTCCGATGGCTGGTTCGGCAACACCACATTAAACATCGCTCTCAGTCAGGGCGTGCCGTTTCGGGTGTTTCATCTCGACAATCCCAAGCGTCTGGTCATCGACTTCCGCGAGGCCGACTGGTCCGGTGTCGACGCCAAAACCCTGTTGCCCGAAGCGGGCAAGATCACTGCGGTGCGCTTTGGTCCGTTCCGTCCCGGCTGGTCGCGGCTGGTGATGGATATGGCCGAGCCGTTGTTGCCGTCGGAAATCGAAATGAAAGTGGACGAAAGCACAGGTATCGCCACCTTGAGCGTTGCCCTGAAGGGTGTCGCCCCCGAAGCCTTTGGTGCCGGAGCAGGCTCACCCAAGGATGTTGCTTGGGCCACACAGGCCGCGCAACCTCCCGTCTTACCCAAGTTCGACAACAGCTTTGTCGTGGTGATTGATCCCGGTCATGGCGGCGTTGATCCCGGCGCGGTGCGCGACGGGATCGAGGAAAAGGATATCATGCTGAAAATGGCGCAAGCGCTGGCCGAGGCGCTGCGCCGCAGCGGGCAGGCGGATGTCGTTCTGACGCGCACCATAGATCAGTTCGTGTCGCTGCCGGGACGGGTGGATGTGGCCCATGCGGCGGATGCCGATCTGTTCATCTCGCTGCACGCCGATATTCTCAGCGAGGGCGGTGCCAGTGGTGCCACTGTCTATACGCTGGCCGATGACGCCAGCGACGAGGCCGCCGCGCAACTGGCCGCCCAGCACAACCGCGCGGACATTCTGGCCGGTGCCGATCTGAACGGGGCCGACGACGAAGTGGCTGGTGTGCTGCTGGATCTGGCCCGTCAGGAAACAGCCCCGCGTTCCGATCAGGCCGCCGCTACGATCATCGGCGCGATGCAAGCTGCCGGTGGGCCGATGAACGCACACCCCTCACGGCAGGCAGGCTTTTCCGTGCTGACCAGCGCCGATGTGCCGTCGATTTTGATCGAGGTCGGATTTCTCAGTTCGAAACGTGACTTGGCCAATCTGCGCGATCCGGTCTGGCGCGCGGTTATGGCATCGGCGATTGCGGATGGTATACTGGCCTGGCGCACTGCCGATCTGGCTCAGCGTCCCTTGGTGCGCCAATAGGCAGGGCAGCGTAAGCGTAAATATGCCATTATGACACCCAGACGTGTTTTGACCCGCTGCTGGGCGTGCCCTATAACAGCGCCCTGAGCAGATTTCATAAAGGACGCCCGCGTGTTCCGATTTATCCTGTCGTTTTTCGGCGGTATCTTTACGACCCTGACGATGGGTCTTCTTGCAATTGCGCTGAGCGTCGGCGCGATTTTCTATATTTATGGCCGCGATCTGCCCAGCCACGAAAGCCTTGCACAATATACGCCACCCACGATCAGCCGTATTTACAGCGGTCAGGGTCAGATCATTGACGAATTTGCCCGTGAACGGCGGTTGTTTGCCCCTGCGGACACCATTCCCGATCTGATCAAACAGGCATTCATCAGCGCCGAAGACAAGAATTTCTATACCCACGAAGGCTATGACCTGCGCGGCATTGCGGCGGCGGCGATTGACGCTGTGCGCTCGCGCGGGCGCGACGTGCGCGGTGCCTCGACGATCACCCAGCAGGTGATGAAGAATTTCTTGTTGTCGGGCGACCGTCAGGCGGAACGCAAGATCAAGGAAATTATACTGGCCTCTCGCATCGAAGAGACGTTGGACAAGGAAAAAATTCTGGAACTGTACCTGAACGAGATTTTCCTTGGGCAGAACAGCTATGGTGTGGCTGCGGCCAGCCAGACCTATTTCAACAAGACGCTGGGCGAGTTGACCCCACATGAAGCGGCGTTTCTGGCATCACTTCCCAAGGCGCCATCGGACTATCACCCCGTGCGCCGCAAGGACCGTCTGCTGGCGCGCCGGAACTACGTTCTTAAAGAAATGCATGACAACGGCTATCTGACCCAAGCCGTCTATGACTCCGAACGCGGGCAGCCGCTGCGGTCGGTGCAGAACGGCGACTTTGAAAGCTTCAAGGAAGAGCTGCCCCCGCGCGACTATTTTACCGACGAAATCCGCCGCCAACTGTCCGAGAACTTCGGCGAAGGCGAGTTTTTCACCGGCGGCCTGACCGTGCGCGCGACCATTGATCAGGAAATGCAGCCCATTGCCGCCGATTCCCTGCGCACCGAGCTGGAAAACTATGACCGTAGCCGATCCACATGGCGCGGCACCGGCAAAAAGATCGACCCGCAGATCGCTACAGGTGACGGCTGGCAAGAGGCGTTGAACGACGTCACCGTTGCCCGTGACATTGACCTGAATGGCCGTTGGTATCCTTCCGTGGTGCGCGAAGTCGGCGACCAGCGCATTGTGTTGGGGATCGAAGGGCAGGGCATCGGAGAGGTGCCGCGCGCTGATATCAAATGGCTCAAGGGCGATTTTGTCGCCAACTTTGACGTGGGCGACGTTGTGCATGTGCGCCAGCGCGACGGTGGCTGGTCGCTGCGGCAGGTGCCTGCGGTGCAGGGCGGCTTTGTGGCGATGGACGTCAACACCGGTCGCGTGATCGCCATGCAGGGCGGGTTCAGCTATCAAAACTCGGTCTTCAACCGCGCCACGCAGGCCAAGCGCCAACCGGGGTCTTCGTTCAAACCCTTTGTGTATGCGGCAGCACTCGACAGCGGCTATACGCCCGCGACGATCATTGTCGACGCCCCGATCGAGATCAACACGCCGCAAGGGATGTGGCGCCCCAAGAACGCATCGAACCAGTATTACGGCCCGACCCCCATGCGCACCGGAATTGAACGGTCGCGAAACCTGATGACCATCCGTCTGGCCCAAGAGGTCGGCATGGAAACCGTGGCCAGTTATGCCGAACGCTTTGGCGTCTACGACCGCGGCCAGATGGGCAAGTTTCTGGCCAACTCGCTGGGGTCGCAAGAAACTACATTGTACCAGATGGTTGCGGCCTATGCGATGTTCGCCAACGGTGGCGAGCGGGTCAAACCCACGCTGGTTGACCGTGTGCAGGACCGCTATGGCAAGACCGTCTACCGTCACGATGAACGCCAGTGCGCCGATTGCCAACTGGCCAGTCTGGACCCCGGATATGGCCCGCGCATTGCCTCTAACCGCGAGCGGGTGATGGACCCGATCACCGCCTATCAGTTGACGTCGATGATGCGCGGCGTGGTCGAACGCGGCACTGCTGCGCGCACCGTGAACCTGCCGGTGCCCACAGCGGGCAAGACCGGCACGACCAACGACAACAAGGACGTGTGGTTCGTGGGCTTTACCAGCAACATCGTTGCGGGTTGCTACATCGGCTTTGACACGCCCCGCGATATGGGGCGCGGCGCGTCGGGTGGCGGCATGTGCGGCCCCGTGTTCCAGCGCTTTATGCTTGAGGCCACCAAGAAATACGGCGGCGGCGATTTCGACGTGCCCCCCGGTGGCCACTTTATCAAGATCGACCGCTTTACCGGCGCACGTCTGAGTGACGATGCGTCAGGTGAAAGCGTGGTGGCCGAATATTTCCGTGACGGTGAAGAGCCGCTCTTTGGCTTGATGTTCGACGGCGGCTTTGCAATGGGCGCCGATCTGCCGCTGGTCGAAGAAGTGGGCCGCGCCACGGGCCGCGAAGTGACCACATCCACCGGCAAAAAGGCCACCGTGGGACCAAAGGCAAACTTCGGCACGCTTAGCTCGGGCGGACTGTACTAGCCCGATAACACGCAGCACAGCGGCGCAGTCGTCATCCGACGGCTTGCCGCCTGTCCTGCGCTGGTTTACACCCGCATTTCAACACCATCCCGAAGGACACGAGCCGATGCGCGCCGAGGCCCAAAATACCGTTGCCGAGATCGAAAAATCACTGGAGCTGCTGGGGCAGCGTCTGGGCGTGGAAACTGCGCAATACCGGCTGGAAGAATTCAACGCCCGCGTCGAGGATCCAAACCTTTGGGACGACCCCGAAGCCGCACAAAAGCTGATGCGCGACCGTCAGTCGCTGGTCGATGCCATCGACACCTACGAAAGCATCAAACAGGATCTTGCCGACAACATCGAGTTGATCGAGATGGGCGAGATGGAAGGCGACGAAGAGGTCATCAGCGACGCCGAATCCGCGCTCAAGACCCTTGCGGTGAAGTCCGCGCAAAAAGAATTGGAAGCACTGTTGGACGGCGAGGCCGACAGCAACGACACCTTCCTCGAGATCAACTCGGGCGCGGGCGGTACCGAAAGCTGTGATTGGGCGTCGATGCTGGCGCGGATGTACGTCCGTTGGGCCGAGAAAAAGGGCTATAAGGTCGAACTGAACGCCGAGAGCGCAGGCGAAGAGGCGGGGATTAAGTCGGCCACCTATAAAATCACCGGCCACAACGCCTATGGCTGGCTGAAATCCGAAAGCGGCGTTCACCGTCTGGTGCGTATCTCGCCCTTTGATTCTGCCGCCAAGCGGCACACCTCTTTTACCTCGGTCAAAGTTTATCCGGTGGTCGACGACAACATCGAGATCGAAGTGAACCCCTCCGATATTCGCATCGACACCTACCGGTCGTCGGGCGCCGGTGGTCAGCACGTCAACACAACGGATTCGGCTGTGCGGATCACCCACCACCCCACAGGGATCGTGGTGACGTCATCGGAAAAGTCCCAACACCAGAACCGCGACATCGCCATGAAAGCGTTGAAATCGCGTCTGTACCAGATGGAGTTGGACAAGCGGTCGGCGTTGGTGAACGAAGTTCACGAAAGCGCGGGCGACGCAGGCTGGGGCAACCAGATCCGCAGCTATGTTTTGCAGCCCTACCAGATGGTCAAAGACCTACGGACCAACTACGAAACATCGGACACCAAAGGCGTTCTTGACGGCGATCTGGACGGTCTGATGGGCGCCACACTTGCGCTGAACGTCAGCGGCAAAAGCCGGTCGGAAGCGCAAGGCGACTAAGTATTCAGTGCGGGTCCATGTTTTGGTCCGGTGGGATTGCCCGTTCAGGCATCTATGAAGATGGCTGGGCGGCTGATTTCCAGTTTCTTGCCTGAGGCTACGTATTCCACTTGAACCTGCGCATGGCTGCGGCAAAGTTGCAGCCATGACAGATGATATTCTTTTCCAAGGCGCTTTGGCGCAATCGGGTGCACTTGCCAAGGGTGCCATGACCGCAACCGATCTGATGCAGGCAACGGTGCAGCGCATCGCGGACGTGAACGGGACAGTTAATGCCGTCGTGTCGCTGCGCGATGAAGATGCACTGATGGCCGAAGCAAAGGCCGCCGATGAAGGACCGCGCACCGGATGGCTGCACGGGATGCCTATTGCCATCAAGGATCTGGCCAACGCCGCAGGGCTGCCCACGTCGATGGGGTCGCCGCTGTTTGCGGGGCAGGTGGCGGCAAAAGATGATGTGATGGTGGCGCGGTTGCGGGCTGCCGGTGCCATTGTGATCGGTAAAACCAACACGCCCGAGTTCGGCCTTGGCTCGCACACCATCAATCCGGTGCACGGGGCCACGCACAACCCCTATGCGCATGGACGTTCGGCAGGCGGCTCATCTGGCGGGGCGGCGGCGGCGCTGGCCTGCGGGATGCTGTCTGTGGCCGACGGGTCGGATATGATGGGATCATTGCGCAATCCGGCGGGGTGGAACAACGTCTACGGGATGCGCCCCACGTGGGGGCTGGTCCCGTCCGAACCCGAGGGTGACAATTTCCTGCACCAACTGGCCACCAACGGCCCGATGGCGCGCAACCCCTCTGACCTTGCGGCATTGCTGGACACGATGGCAGGGCCGGACCCGCGTCAGCCGCACGAGCTGGCACAGGCCGCATCGTTGCCGCAGATTGCGGGCGGTATGGATGGGGTGCGCATCGGATGGCTTGGCAATTGGGGCGGCGCACTGCCGATGGATCATGGCATTCAGGACATTTCGCAGCATGCCCTGAAGCAGATGGAAGAGCTGGGCGCACATGTGACCGAGCAGACCCCGCTGTTTGATTCCGACGCGATGTGGGACAGCTGGATCACACTGAGGTCGTGGCAGGTGGGGACAGGACTGGCCGCACTCTATACCGATCCCGACCAGCACGAATACCTCAAGGACACCGCCCGCTGGGAGATCGCACGCGGCATGGCGCTGTCCGGGATGCAGGTTCACGCGGCCAGTGTTGTGCGCAGCAACTGGTTCAAGACCGCCGTGAAAGCCTTTGAAACATATGATGTTCTGGCGCTGCCTTCGGCACAGATTTGGCCGTTTGATGTGACATGGGACTATCCGCGCGAGATTGCAGGCGTGCAGATGGATACCTATCACCGCTGGATGCAGGTGGTGGTGCCGGCGTCGCTGTTGGGTCTGCCGGTGGTCAATGTACCTGTGGGCTTTGGCGGACCGGATGACACGCCTGCGGGTCTGCAACTGATCGGCAAGCGCGGGGCCGATGCAGCGCTGTTGCGGGTGGCGCAGGCGTGGCATCTGGCGACGGATTGGCCGAACGCGCGGCGCCCGCATCTGGGCTAGGGACGTGACGCCAAAGGCGCTAGAGCGGCTCGCGCCCCTCGGCGGCCAGTCGCGCGCGCAGGGCGCTGATCTGCGGCGTGTTCTGTTCCAAGGCAAAGACATAGGCCTGCGTGAGAAAGAAACAGGCGGCGTCAACATTCTGCGCGCCATCAGCCGCACGCGCATAAAGATCCACCAGCGCACGATGGTCGCCCGCCGCATGGGCGGCCAGAAGTTGGGCGTTCAGATCGGTCATTCCGCCGCCATTTGCCCCGCGCGATGCGCCTCTAGCTGTCCGGCGACCCATGCGTGGAACATATGCGTCGGCCCATCCATCGCAGGCGAGAACCGGCCGCCGTCGAACTGGGGCGCGTGCCGGCCGCGCTGCATGCCTTCGACAACAAAAATGTCTTCTTCGAACACCTGTTTCCATTGTGCGGTATTGCGCGCGCGCAGGGCAGGGTCGGTTTCAGCTTGGGCATAATAGATATGCACGTTTTCGGTTGTCTTTTCCGTGCTTTCCGGCAGCAGAATGATCGCAAAGGTATGGTCGCGGTGTACGCCCAACAGCACGTTGGGATAGGCGGTGACATATTCGGCGGCGGTGTCCCATTTGGCACTTAACCCATCGAAATCGGGAAACCGCTGGCCATCTTCGCCGGACATCTGGCGGTAAACCAGCGTGCCCTGACCGGAATATGAATCAGGTGCTTCGATATGGTAATGATCCTCAAGCCGCGAATAGCTGTTCAAACCGGGGTGGACCCAAGGCAAATGGTAGCTTTCGCAATAGTTTTCGACTGCCAGCTTCCAGTTGCAATTTACCGTCAGTTGAAAGCGGCTGTCGGCACCGCCGTGGTGCAGGGGCTGGTCAAACTCGGCCCAGCGGGCCAGCAGGTTGGCGTTGTGCACCGCAAAGGGGGCTGCATCACCTGAAAGGTTGATCCAGATCACGTCCATCCACACATGGCTGCGCACTTCGATCAGACCCAGCAACGCGCGGTCGATGCCCGCGTGGGTGTTGCGCCCCGGTCCGCCCACATGGGGGGTGCTGACCAGTCGGCCATCGGTGCTGTAACACCAGCTGTGATAGGGGCAGCGAATGGCCCCTTCGATCTTGCGGGGGGCATCGACAAGGATCATGCCGCGATGGCGGCAGATGTTCTGGAACACCCGTACCTGTGCTGCGCGGTCGCGCACGACCAGCAGTGGCATGCCCAGAAACGTCAACGGGACCGCATCCCCGATTTCTGGCACATCTGCGCCCACGGCCAGACCGGCCCAGCCCGAAGACAGAACGGCGGTGCGCTCTTCGTCAAAGACACGCTGGTCGATATAATGGGCGTTGGGCAGGCCGTTTGCCTGATCCAAGGGGCGGCGGACCGCGTCGAGGTTTGTGTGGGTCATCGGGCAGTTTCCCTTGGTCTGATGCAACAGTCATAGGCCAAATGGCCCGTGTCTGTATGCGCATCAGCGACAGGGGTTTTCTGCGGGCGACATACGCGCCGTCAGTGGAACGGTTCGGTATGGCGCAGCAATCTTTGGTGAAAGGGCAAAAGATCTTCGACGTCACAAAACCCTGCTGTGCGCCCACAGGCCAGCGCCTTGCGCCAATCGGCGCCAAGATGTTCATAGACGACACGTTCGATACGGTTGCTTGAAACGGTCTCGCGGATGGTGCGGGCGACGTAGCCGACCCAAAAGTTGTTCTCGAAGGACGCTTCACGCGCCAGAAAGTTGAACGAACAGGTCATAGCACCCCGACGCGCGATCACCGCCGATACGCCGTCATCCTGCCGTATCACCTGCCCGCGAAACTCGCGCGATATGCTGTCCTGCGCCAAACCCTGAGAGGCCAGCGCCGCGCGCGGCTCGAACCCGCGCAGAAAGGTGGCGTCGTTTCTGCGGCAGACATGGACCAGACCGACAACAAACCGCTCTTGCTGGATGAAGCTGCGGCGTGAAAACCGGTAAAAACCCGAGGGAAACAGGGTTTCGGGGACCGCGACAGCCGCGTCCCCCAGGAAACTCTCGATATAGGGGTCATGCAGGCTTTTGCGGTCGGGGCCGATTTCGTTCAGGGGTTCAAGCAAAACGCGGGCATCGACACCAAAAAAGTTGCAAATACGGGCCAGAACATCGGGGCGCGGAAAGCTCTCTCCCGACAGATAGCGGTTGAATTGCGTGCGGTTCACACCCAACTGCCGCGACAGTTCCGAGATCGAGGCAAAGCTTTGCGCCAAAATCCGAAGATTTGCGCCGAACATATTGCGCAATTCGACGGGTGATCGGTCGAGATAGGTCATCCAGATGCCTTATGTGAATGCGCTTAAAACGGTAGTGGAGTAGAGTTGGTACACGCATGACGTGGGAATTGACGCCGTTTAGCATCAGACCTGACGCGGTTGTGCCGCCAGACGATACGCCGGATGATACAAAATGCAATGGTTGTTGGCCCCACAACTGAATCCAAAGCTGCCAAACTGGTTGTCAGGCGCAATTTTTTTGCAGGGTTTGTCGGATCGGTGTGGTGGCGCGCTGCGATGGGCGGCATTGCCGTGATCCGGTGCGACGCGCAGGGCGGTCCGGCGGCTTGCATCAACAGACAGCGCGTTTGGGGGCTGGGTTCTTTGATGTGCGCGAAGTGCCGCGGCGCAACATCCAGATCCGCGACGTGTTGATACTGACCTGCAACGCAACGCTTTTGTAGTGTTGTGGTAGGGGCCGGTCACGCAACAGCGCAAACCGGTACCCGAGGGTTTTTTGTAGGGCAGGGGCTGGCCCCGTTCGGTGGCGTCAGTCGCCGCGCGACAGCGCCGCAACGCCGGTGCGCGCCACATCGACCAGCCCCAAAGGCCGCATCAGTTCGGCAAAAGCGTCGATTTTTTCCGGCGCGCCGGTGATCTCGAACACAAAGCTGGTCAGGGTGCTGTCGACCACGTTGGCACGGAAAATATCCGCCAGCCGCAGCGCTTCGACCCGTTTTTCACCGCCGCCCGACACTTTGAACATCGCCAGTTCGCGTTCGACCGATGGACCCTCGACGGTCAGATCGTTGACAGTGTGCACCGGTACGATGCGACCCAATTGCGCCTTGATCTGTTCGATCACCTGCGGCGTTCCGGTGGTGACAATGGTGATCCGGCTCAGGTGACCGGTATGGTCCACCTCGGCCACGGTCAGGCTGTCGATGTTATAGCCACGCCCCGAGAACAACCCGATGACCCGCGCCAGAACACCCGGTTCGTTTTCGACCAGAACGGCCAGCGTGTGCCGTTCCTCGACATCGGAAAAGTTGGGCCGCAGGTTATAGGCCGAATGGCTGGTAGCGCCTTTTTTGATTTTTAGAGCTGACATATCCGTATTCCTTTACACCAGCACCGAACCCTTGGCGTCGATCACGCCTTGGGTGTCGGCTTCGCCCAGAAGCATTTCGTTGTGCGCCTTGCCCGACGGGATCATCGGGAAACAGTTCTCGTGCTTTTCGACCAGGCAATCGAATACGACCGGACCGTCATAGTTGATCATCTCCATGATCGCATCGTCCAGATCGTCGGGGTCCGAACACTGGATGCCCTTGGCGCCGAACGCATCGGCCAGTTTCACGAAGTCAGGCAGGCTTTCGGACCATGAATGCGAATAGCGTTCGCCGTGCAGCAGCTCCTGCCACTGGCGCACCATGCCCAGGCGTTCGTTGTTCAGGATGAACTGCTTGACGGGCAGGTTGAACTGCATCGCGGTGCCCAGTTCCTGCATGTTCATCAGCCAGCTGGCCTCGCCTGCGACGTTGATCACCAGCGCCTCGGGGTGGGCCATCTGCACGCCGATCGAGGCGGGGAAACCGTAGCCCATCGTGCCCAAACCGCCCGAGGTCATCCAGCGGTTCGGATCTTCAAAGTTCAGGTATTGCGCCGCCCACATCTGGTGCTGGCCCACTTCGGTGGTGATGTAGCGGTCGTGGTCCTTGGTCAGCGCCTCAAGCCGTTGCAGAGCATGCTGCGGCTTGATCACCTTGCCTTCTTGTTTGAATTTCAGGCAATCGACCTTTTGCCATTCGTTGATCTGTTTCCACCACTTGGCCACGCCTTCGCTGTTGGTCTTGCGACCGCGCGATTTCCAGACCTTCAGGATGTCTTCCAGCACATGGGCCACGTCGCCCACGATGGGAATATCGGCCTTGATCACCTTGTTGATCGACGATGGATCAATGTCGATATGCGCCTTGATCGACTTAGGTGAAAATGCGTCCAGCACGCCGGTGATGCGGTCGTCGAACCGCGCGCCGATGTTGATCATCAGATCGCAGCCGTGCATCGCCATGTTGGCTTCGTACAGCCCGTGCATGCCCAACATGCCCAGCCACTTGCCGCCCGACGCAGGATAGGCGCCCAGACCCATCAGGGTGCTGGTGATCGGAAAGCCTGTGGCCTCGACCAGTTCGCGCAGCAATTGCGAGGCCGCAGGGCCAGAGTTGATGACGCCGCCGCCGGTATAGAACACCGGACGCTTGGCAGCCTCGATGGCGGCCACCAGTTCGGTGATCTCTTCCATGTTGCCCTTGACGACCGGTTGATAATGCGACTGCGACGGCTTGGGCGCGGTATAGGTGCCAGAGGCAAATTGCACGTCTTTGGGAATATCCACCAGAACCGGCCCGGGACGGCCCGAGATGGCGACGTGGAACGCCTCGTGGATCACGCCCGACAGCTTTTCAGTCTCTTTCACCAGCCAGTTGTGTTTCGTGCAGGGGCGGGTGATGCCGACGGTGTCGGCCTCCTGAAAGGCATCCGAACCGATCATAAAGGTCGGCACCTGTCCGGTCAGAACGATAATCGGGATGGAATCCAGCAACGCATCGGTCAGGCCGGTCACCGCATTGGTGGCACCGGGGCCGGATGTCACAAGACACACACCCGGCTTGCCGGTCGAACGCGCATAGCCTTCGGCGGCATGCACGGCACCTTGTTCGTGGCGCACCAGAACGTGCTTGATCGAGTTTTGCTGAAAAATCTCGTCGTAAATCGGTAGGACGGCGCCACCGGGATACCCGAATACCGTGTCCACACCCTGATCAATCAGGGCCTGAACCACCATCTTTGCACCGCTCATTTGACGTGTCATAGCTCTACTCCGGTTACGCCATACTGTCTTGCGCACATAAAAAAACCCCCGTTTTTGGCGGGGGCACATGGGTCGAATTCTGGTCTACCGTTACCGGCCCATGTGCGTTGATCCTACGATGACGACGACATCTAGCATGTCTTGGGTCCTCTCAAGTGCGTTTTGGGACATTATGAGCGGGGTCCAAGGCCGTCAACAGTCAAACGGTAGAAAAAAGTGTCGCACAGCGGGTTTTTCGCGACATTTTATTACGCGCCTTCGGAATTTCGCGAC encodes:
- a CDS encoding amidase, with the translated sequence MTDDILFQGALAQSGALAKGAMTATDLMQATVQRIADVNGTVNAVVSLRDEDALMAEAKAADEGPRTGWLHGMPIAIKDLANAAGLPTSMGSPLFAGQVAAKDDVMVARLRAAGAIVIGKTNTPEFGLGSHTINPVHGATHNPYAHGRSAGGSSGGAAAALACGMLSVADGSDMMGSLRNPAGWNNVYGMRPTWGLVPSEPEGDNFLHQLATNGPMARNPSDLAALLDTMAGPDPRQPHELAQAASLPQIAGGMDGVRIGWLGNWGGALPMDHGIQDISQHALKQMEELGAHVTEQTPLFDSDAMWDSWITLRSWQVGTGLAALYTDPDQHEYLKDTARWEIARGMALSGMQVHAASVVRSNWFKTAVKAFETYDVLALPSAQIWPFDVTWDYPREIAGVQMDTYHRWMQVVVPASLLGLPVVNVPVGFGGPDDTPAGLQLIGKRGADAALLRVAQAWHLATDWPNARRPHLG
- the ilvN gene encoding acetolactate synthase small subunit, producing MSALKIKKGATSHSAYNLRPNFSDVEERHTLAVLVENEPGVLARVIGLFSGRGYNIDSLTVAEVDHTGHLSRITIVTTGTPQVIEQIKAQLGRIVPVHTVNDLTVEGPSVERELAMFKVSGGGEKRVEALRLADIFRANVVDSTLTSFVFEITGAPEKIDAFAELMRPLGLVDVARTGVAALSRGD
- a CDS encoding acetolactate synthase 3 large subunit — its product is MTRQMSGAKMVVQALIDQGVDTVFGYPGGAVLPIYDEIFQQNSIKHVLVRHEQGAVHAAEGYARSTGKPGVCLVTSGPGATNAVTGLTDALLDSIPIIVLTGQVPTFMIGSDAFQEADTVGITRPCTKHNWLVKETEKLSGVIHEAFHVAISGRPGPVLVDIPKDVQFASGTYTAPKPSQSHYQPVVKGNMEEITELVAAIEAAKRPVFYTGGGVINSGPAASQLLRELVEATGFPITSTLMGLGAYPASGGKWLGMLGMHGLYEANMAMHGCDLMINIGARFDDRITGVLDAFSPKSIKAHIDIDPSSINKVIKADIPIVGDVAHVLEDILKVWKSRGRKTNSEGVAKWWKQINEWQKVDCLKFKQEGKVIKPQHALQRLEALTKDHDRYITTEVGQHQMWAAQYLNFEDPNRWMTSGGLGTMGYGFPASIGVQMAHPEALVINVAGEASWLMNMQELGTAMQFNLPVKQFILNNERLGMVRQWQELLHGERYSHSWSESLPDFVKLADAFGAKGIQCSDPDDLDDAIMEMINYDGPVVFDCLVEKHENCFPMIPSGKAHNEMLLGEADTQGVIDAKGSVLV
- a CDS encoding N-acetylmuramoyl-L-alanine amidase, with protein sequence MRYVIMVICALVLSGVSGAGAQELTALARVDPQRSHISDGWFGNTTLNIALSQGVPFRVFHLDNPKRLVIDFREADWSGVDAKTLLPEAGKITAVRFGPFRPGWSRLVMDMAEPLLPSEIEMKVDESTGIATLSVALKGVAPEAFGAGAGSPKDVAWATQAAQPPVLPKFDNSFVVVIDPGHGGVDPGAVRDGIEEKDIMLKMAQALAEALRRSGQADVVLTRTIDQFVSLPGRVDVAHAADADLFISLHADILSEGGASGATVYTLADDASDEAAAQLAAQHNRADILAGADLNGADDEVAGVLLDLARQETAPRSDQAAATIIGAMQAAGGPMNAHPSRQAGFSVLTSADVPSILIEVGFLSSKRDLANLRDPVWRAVMASAIADGILAWRTADLAQRPLVRQ
- a CDS encoding penicillin-binding protein 1A; the protein is MFRFILSFFGGIFTTLTMGLLAIALSVGAIFYIYGRDLPSHESLAQYTPPTISRIYSGQGQIIDEFARERRLFAPADTIPDLIKQAFISAEDKNFYTHEGYDLRGIAAAAIDAVRSRGRDVRGASTITQQVMKNFLLSGDRQAERKIKEIILASRIEETLDKEKILELYLNEIFLGQNSYGVAAASQTYFNKTLGELTPHEAAFLASLPKAPSDYHPVRRKDRLLARRNYVLKEMHDNGYLTQAVYDSERGQPLRSVQNGDFESFKEELPPRDYFTDEIRRQLSENFGEGEFFTGGLTVRATIDQEMQPIAADSLRTELENYDRSRSTWRGTGKKIDPQIATGDGWQEALNDVTVARDIDLNGRWYPSVVREVGDQRIVLGIEGQGIGEVPRADIKWLKGDFVANFDVGDVVHVRQRDGGWSLRQVPAVQGGFVAMDVNTGRVIAMQGGFSYQNSVFNRATQAKRQPGSSFKPFVYAAALDSGYTPATIIVDAPIEINTPQGMWRPKNASNQYYGPTPMRTGIERSRNLMTIRLAQEVGMETVASYAERFGVYDRGQMGKFLANSLGSQETTLYQMVAAYAMFANGGERVKPTLVDRVQDRYGKTVYRHDERQCADCQLASLDPGYGPRIASNRERVMDPITAYQLTSMMRGVVERGTAARTVNLPVPTAGKTGTTNDNKDVWFVGFTSNIVAGCYIGFDTPRDMGRGASGGGMCGPVFQRFMLEATKKYGGGDFDVPPGGHFIKIDRFTGARLSDDASGESVVAEYFRDGEEPLFGLMFDGGFAMGADLPLVEEVGRATGREVTTSTGKKATVGPKANFGTLSSGGLY
- a CDS encoding aromatic ring-hydroxylating oxygenase subunit alpha, with the protein product MTHTNLDAVRRPLDQANGLPNAHYIDQRVFDEERTAVLSSGWAGLAVGADVPEIGDAVPLTFLGMPLLVVRDRAAQVRVFQNICRHRGMILVDAPRKIEGAIRCPYHSWCYSTDGRLVSTPHVGGPGRNTHAGIDRALLGLIEVRSHVWMDVIWINLSGDAAPFAVHNANLLARWAEFDQPLHHGGADSRFQLTVNCNWKLAVENYCESYHLPWVHPGLNSYSRLEDHYHIEAPDSYSGQGTLVYRQMSGEDGQRFPDFDGLSAKWDTAAEYVTAYPNVLLGVHRDHTFAIILLPESTEKTTENVHIYYAQAETDPALRARNTAQWKQVFEEDIFVVEGMQRGRHAPQFDGGRFSPAMDGPTHMFHAWVAGQLEAHRAGQMAAE
- a CDS encoding helix-turn-helix domain-containing protein — encoded protein: MTYLDRSPVELRNMFGANLRILAQSFASISELSRQLGVNRTQFNRYLSGESFPRPDVLARICNFFGVDARVLLEPLNEIGPDRKSLHDPYIESFLGDAAVAVPETLFPSGFYRFSRRSFIQQERFVVGLVHVCRRNDATFLRGFEPRAALASQGLAQDSISREFRGQVIRQDDGVSAVIARRGAMTCSFNFLAREASFENNFWVGYVARTIRETVSSNRIERVVYEHLGADWRKALACGRTAGFCDVEDLLPFHQRLLRHTEPFH
- the prfB gene encoding peptide chain release factor 2, whose amino-acid sequence is MRAEAQNTVAEIEKSLELLGQRLGVETAQYRLEEFNARVEDPNLWDDPEAAQKLMRDRQSLVDAIDTYESIKQDLADNIELIEMGEMEGDEEVISDAESALKTLAVKSAQKELEALLDGEADSNDTFLEINSGAGGTESCDWASMLARMYVRWAEKKGYKVELNAESAGEEAGIKSATYKITGHNAYGWLKSESGVHRLVRISPFDSAAKRHTSFTSVKVYPVVDDNIEIEVNPSDIRIDTYRSSGAGGQHVNTTDSAVRITHHPTGIVVTSSEKSQHQNRDIAMKALKSRLYQMELDKRSALVNEVHESAGDAGWGNQIRSYVLQPYQMVKDLRTNYETSDTKGVLDGDLDGLMGATLALNVSGKSRSEAQGD